GTAATCGCGCAGTTCTTCTATGTTCACTATCTGAAATTGCGTACCAGTTTGGTGTATGATACTGTGTTGCCAAAGTTGTATTTAAAGCCGAGGGTAAACATGGCAAACTGATCGGGGGCGTTGTTTTTAAATTTTTGCGAGTTATCGTTATAACCATCAAGCCCTTCGCCAAAAGTATAGGCATGTTGATAACCAAGGGTTATGGTATAACCCACCTGGTCGTAATCATCGTATATTTTAAATTCGTAGCCCAGGCGTATAGGAACCATCAGGTTAACGCTGCTGTTTTTACCCGGGAAAACATAAGTATTGGGGCCGTTATACAAATAAAGATTGGTGCGTTGGATATCATTCCCTTTCATGCTATTGGATATTGCACCGATACCGGTTCCTATGTAAAAATTTTTAATGGCGTTTAAAAAAAAGCTATTGTCGTAATCAATTATCTCACCCATCTGCATGTCGGCATGCAGTACAAGAGCTTTATAATGGTTTTTTGAATACCGGCCATACAGATCTTTATCGGGAGTGCGCCCGCCGCCTTCAAGCGTGCCAAACTGTATTTCAAGACTCATAGGCACATACGGGCTGTAATTGTAAGTTAAATTCAGGCTTCCGCCCGGATGCGCCACCTGCCTGTTAAGATCATCATAACCACGGCCGTAACTCGCACCGAAACCGGCACCCCATTCATAATAGTTAAAACCACTCTGGGCCTTTGCCATTGCCGAGGCTGCAAGCAAAACAAAAAGCAGAAAATATTTTTTCAATGTATAATTTTAATCAATATTTACAATTGGCTCCGGTTTAGGTCGGCAAGCCTTTATTATGCTACTAATATAATAGCTTTATATGAATTTCAGCTCATCTATTACATTCACTGTAGCCGAACGTTTTTTGCGTTACGTTACTATTGATACGCAATCAGACCCTGCTTCGGTTTCATTTCCATCAACAGAAAAACAAAAAGACTTGGGCAGGTTATTGGTTGATGAACTACAGGCCATGGGGGTAAACGATGCTCATTTAGATGAGTGGGGCTATGTATATGCCACTATCCCTTCTAATACAGATAAAGATGCACCGGTGATCTGTTTCTGCTCGCACATGGATACTGCGCCCGATTGCAGCGGCACCAATGTAAAACCTATAGTACATCAAAATTACCAGGGCCAAGATTTAATATTGCCTGATGATACTACCCAGGTAATCAAAATGGCCGAGCATCCCGACTTAAAAAATCAATTAGGTAAAGATGTAATAACAGCCAGCGGCACAACGCTGCTCGGTGCCGATAACAAGGCGGGGGTTGCCGAAATTATGGATGCCTGCTATCAACTTGTTAATCACCCCGAAATAAAACACGGCACCATCAGAATTTTATTTACGCCCGACGAAGAAGTAGGCCACGGAGTTGACCATGTGGATATAGCCAAATTAGGTGCTTTTGCGGGTTACACCATGGACGGCGAAAGTGCCGGAAACATGGAAAACGAAACATTTTCGGCCGATGGTGCAAGGCTTACCATTCGGGGTGTAAGTTCGCACCCGGGTTTTGCTAAAGGTAAAATGGAAAGCGCCATTAAAATAGCCGGGCAAATTATTGCTGCTTTGCCTGATGAGTTGTCGCCCGAGCATACCGAAGGCATGCAGGGTTTTGTACACCCGGTGGGCATGGAAGGGCATGTAGAAACGGCTACGATAGATTTTATTATCCGCGATTTTGATGAGGCGAAACTGGCCGGGCATGTGGATGTAATTCGTAAAACGGCCGATGATGTATTAAGAGCATTCCCCGGCTCGAGCTATGATATAGCCGTAAGCCAGCAGTACCGCAATATGAAAGGCGTGCTTGATCAAAACCCGCAGATTGTGGAATATGCCATGGAAGCCATTAACCGTACAGGGCTTACCGCTAAACTGTGCAGCATCCGGGGCGGTACCGATGGCTCCCGTTTATCATTTATGGGCCTGCCCTGTCCTAATATTTTTGCCGGCGAACATGCTTTTCATGGCCGGCACGAATGGGTATCGGTACAGGATATGCAAAAAGCCGTGGAGACCATTTTGCACCTTTGTATGATTTGGGAAGAAAGAAGTTAAGTGGAAGTCGCGAGTCTTAAGTTAGAAGTCAAAAGCCGTTTTTTGTTTTCGACTTCATACTGAGGGCTTCGGGCTTAAGACTTAACTTCCGATTTAAGACTAAAATAAAGAAAATGTACACTATACGCACAGCCACAGTAAACGATGTGGAAACCATCCGTGAAATAGCCGATAAAACCTGGTGGGTAACCTACGGCCCGATCTTAGAAAAAGAGCAGATAGAATTTATGCTGGCTGAGATCTACTCGGCAGAAAAGATCACCAAACAAATTGCCGAAAACCTACAAACTTTTTTATTGCTGGAAGAAGAAAGCCGCCCGGTAGCTTTTGCAGCTTATTCACCCCGTGAGGAAGATGCCGAAATATACAAACTACACAAGCTCTACTGCCTGCCCGAAACACAAGGCAAGGGTTATGGCAAAATACTTATCAATGCCGTTGCTGATAAAACCGTTGAAGCTGGAAAAACAGTGTTGGAACTTAATGTGAACAAGTACAACAACGCCAAATCATTTTATGAAAAAATGGGCTTTGTTGTGGCTTATGAAGAGGATATCCCGATAGGGGAATATTGGATGAATGATTTTGTGATGCGGAAGGAGCTTTAATTAAGCTTCTTTAGGTGGCAGGGGAGAGTGTAAAATAAACTGTGTCAAGCGTTAAATGTTAACTTAAAACACAGTTTAAGATGAAGAGAGAAGAAGAATCGCTCGAATACGAGCAAATGAAA
The sequence above is a segment of the Mucilaginibacter celer genome. Coding sequences within it:
- the pepT gene encoding peptidase T is translated as MNFSSSITFTVAERFLRYVTIDTQSDPASVSFPSTEKQKDLGRLLVDELQAMGVNDAHLDEWGYVYATIPSNTDKDAPVICFCSHMDTAPDCSGTNVKPIVHQNYQGQDLILPDDTTQVIKMAEHPDLKNQLGKDVITASGTTLLGADNKAGVAEIMDACYQLVNHPEIKHGTIRILFTPDEEVGHGVDHVDIAKLGAFAGYTMDGESAGNMENETFSADGARLTIRGVSSHPGFAKGKMESAIKIAGQIIAALPDELSPEHTEGMQGFVHPVGMEGHVETATIDFIIRDFDEAKLAGHVDVIRKTADDVLRAFPGSSYDIAVSQQYRNMKGVLDQNPQIVEYAMEAINRTGLTAKLCSIRGGTDGSRLSFMGLPCPNIFAGEHAFHGRHEWVSVQDMQKAVETILHLCMIWEERS
- a CDS encoding GNAT family N-acetyltransferase; its protein translation is MYTIRTATVNDVETIREIADKTWWVTYGPILEKEQIEFMLAEIYSAEKITKQIAENLQTFLLLEEESRPVAFAAYSPREEDAEIYKLHKLYCLPETQGKGYGKILINAVADKTVEAGKTVLELNVNKYNNAKSFYEKMGFVVAYEEDIPIGEYWMNDFVMRKEL